TACGCGGGCACGGCGAACGCTCTGGTCGAGTACGCCGCGGCCCTGCGCGAGGCGCACCGCAAGGCGGACGAGGCCGACGCCAGCGAGGCCTACGCTGAGCGGCACGCCGGTAACGCCGACACCCAGGTGGCCGCATACGACAGACAGGTCCGCGCCCTCGAGCAGTCGGCGGCCCCCGCCGGCAACATCGAGGCGGCGGAACGCCAGTTGGCCGATGCGCGCGCGGCCGCCCGTCGGTACGACAACGCGGCCACCGCCGCGCGAGAGGCCCACGAGCAGGCCCGACGCGACATGGAAGCCGCCGCACAGCGCGCGATGTCGCTCATCGACAGCGCGATCGACGCCACCAACGAGGGGTGGCTCGACACGGTCGGCAACTTCTTCGAGGGTCTCGGATCGTTCTTCGCCGACCTCGGAAAGTGGATCGGCGACGTCCTCCAAGATCTGTGGAAAGAGCTCGAGCGGCTCGTCGCGACCGTTCTGGCGTTGGTGGGAACCGTCCTCATCCTCGCGCTGGTCTATGCGCTGCTGTCGATGATCCCGTTCATCGGTCCGTTCATCGGCGCTGGTGGTGGGCCTGCTCGCGGGATTCCTTCTCACGAGCATCCTCTCGGACGTCCTCAAGCCGACCCCGCAGGTGAACGAATACGACCGCACACGGAGGGAGAAGCGCGATTCGCAGGGCGAGCCCACCGATCTCGCACACGCCCTCAAGGACGCGGGCTACGTCGATTCCCTCGGTCACTACACCGAGGACAGCGCCGATGAGACTGTGATCAAGGTCACGAAGGTGGTCGACGCCGACGGCGTCGTGCGCTGGCGTGTCGCTCTGCCGAGCACGCAGGAGTGGCTCTCTCGTTTCAACGGCGACCAGGGCGCGGTCAACGATCTCGACAGCAATCTCGCTCTCATGCTCACGCCGTCCCTGCGATCGCAGTACGAGCGCGCGGTCCTGCAGGCGATGCAGCAGGCCGGGGTCGGCCCGGACGACCCGGTGATGCTGGTCGGCTTCAGCCAGGGCGGGATCATGGCAGGCCACCTCGCCGCCTACAACTCGGACTACAACTGGGACGCGGTCGTGGTTGCCGGCGCGCCGATCGACAGCATGCCCATCCCGTCCTCGACGACCGTCGTCTCGGTGCAGCACGTCGGCGACCCCGTGCCACGCCTCGATTCGGTGATCTCCCTGGGCACCGACGGATACGCGCAGCAGCGGCCCAACTGGACGACGATCAACACCCCCTCGCCTCTGGCGTCCCAGGGAGTCGGCGGCATCCACAACGCCGCCGCCTACAACTCGACGCTTCAGAACCAGATCGACCGGGTGCCCCGCGGCACACAGGACGACCTCGACGCGTACTTCATCGGCGACGGCAGCACGTACGGTTATGACACCACCTACTACTCCTGGCAGGAGAAATGATGCCCGGATCGAACCGCGTCGCCGTCGCAGCCGCGACGGCGGTGCTCGCGATGGCGGCGCTCACCGCGTGCACGGCCGGAAACGCTGCGCCCGCCGCATCCAGCGCATCTCAGGAAGGAACCGACGTGGACCTGCAGAGCGTCTATGCCGCCATCTCGGCGGCCGACCCGGGGGCCGAAGACCCCCTGGGCACCGTGAGCACCTCCGGTATGGCGAAGACCCTGTCGGTGAGCGTGCTCGTCGCCGCCGATGAACCGATGACCACCGATCGTCTCGTCGCGATCCTGGTCGCGATCCGCGATACGACGCCCGCGAGCATCGAGACCGTGACCGTGATCGCCCGCGACGTCGCCGACGAGGAGAAGATCGTCGACCTCTCCACCGCTGTCGCGGGCCTGCCCGACGACGTGACGGCGCTGCACGACGGCGGTGTCACGCTCAGTCGCGTCGACCTCGAGAAGCTGTGAGCGACGACGCCGTCCCGGAGCTCGTGTTCCGCCTCGTCGGCACGTGGTGGCCCGTCGCGCTGGACGACGACGAGGAGGCGCGCGCCTCGGCGGCCGACGTCGCCCGTGGCACCCTGGGCACCGCCGACCAGCACGCCACGGCCCGCCGGAAGATGCGCGACGACCTCGTCGAGGCCGCACGGGCCGCGCGCGAGGCGCACGGGCGGTTGCTGCTGCTGCAGACGGAGCTCGGCCCCGGGGAGCCGATGTCCGCGATGCTGACACTCTTCGACGACGACCGGTTCCGGATGAGCCCCGCCATCGGCACGAACCCCGAGCGCGTGCTCGCCGTGCTCGACGAGGCCCTGCCGACGATCGCTCCCGAGATGTCGGCCACGGCGGTGCGGCGTCCGTTCGCGGATGGCGAGGTGGTCCGCGCGCATCGGATCGACGAGTCGGTCGAGGTCGAGAACGGCGAGGCTTTCACGCAGCGCCGCCTCGTCGCCCACTACTGGTACCCCGTCCCGGACTCGAAGAAGCTCGCTCTCGTGGTGCTCTCGAGCCCGCTCGGCGACATTCCGAACGTGCTGCTGACCTATTTCGACGCGATCGTGGAAGTGTCGGGGTTCCGCCCGAGCGCCTGATCGTCCCGAGCGCAATACGATGGAGGGCTATGCCTTCCCCCACGCCCGTGATCTCCTACCCGCCGGAGCTGCCCGTCAGCGCCGCGCGGGACGAGATCGCGCGCGCGATCCGGGATCATCAGGTCGTGATCGTGGCCGGCGCGACCGGGTCGGGCAAGACCACGCAGCTGCCGAAGATCTGCCTCGAGCTCGGGCGCACGAAGATCGCGCACACCCAGCCGCGACGCATCGCCGCGCGCACCATCGCGGAGCGCATCGCCGAGGAGCTGCAGGTGCCCCTCGGCGGTGCCGTCGGCTACAAGGTGCGTTTCACCGATCAGGTGTCGGAGGACACCCGGATCGCGCTCGTGACCGACGGCATCCTCCTCAACGAGATCCACCGCGACCGCCTGCTGCGCCGCTATGACACGATCATCATCGACGAGGCCCACGAGCGGTCGCTGAACATCGACTTCCTCCTCGGCTACCTCGCACGCATCCTGCCCGAGCGTCCCGATCTGAAGCTCGTCATCACCTCGGCGACGATCGATCCTGAGAGCTTCGCGAGACACTTCGCGGATGCCGGGGGCACACCCGCGCCGATCGTCGAGGTGTCCGGCCGCACCTACCCGGTCGAGATTCGCTACCGCCCGGGTGCGGCCGACTCCGACAGCCCGCGCGACGGCGACCGTGACGAGGTCGACACGCTGACGGCCGCTCTGCGGGAGCTCGACCGCGAAGCGAACGGCGATGTCCTCGTCTTCCTCCCCGGCGAGGCGGAGATCCGCGACGCGATGGATGCCGTCCGCGGCATGTACGCGAAGGATGCGCGCCCCACGGAGGTCCTCCCCCTCTACGGTCGGCTCTCCGCCGCCGAACAGCACCGCGTGTTCGAGCCGTCGGCCGTCGCCGGCGTGCGTCGGCGCGTGATCCTGGCGACCAACGTTGCCGAGACGAGTCTCACGGTTCCCGGCATCCGCTACGTGATCGATGCGGGTACGGCCCGCATCTCCCGCTACAGTGCACGCTCGAAGGTGCAGCGTCTGCCGATCGAGGCGGTGTCGCAGGCGTCGGCCCAGCAGCGTTCCGGACGAGCCGGGCGCACCTCGAACGGCATCGCGATCCGCCTCTACAGCGAGGACGACTTCCTCGCACGCCCGGAATACACCGAGCCCGAGATCCTCCGTACCTCCCTCGCGTCCGTCATCCTGCAGATGCTCGCACTCGGATTCGGCGACATCGAGGACTTCCCCTTCCTCACGAAGCCGGACAGCCGCGGAGTCAAAGCCGCATTCGACCTGCTGACCGAGCTGCGCGCCGTCTCGCCGTCACGGCGGCTGACCTCCCTCGGCCGCGAGATCGCACGGCTGCCGATCGACCCCCGCTTCGCGCGGATGCTCATCGAGGCGCGCCGTCTGGAGGTGCTCCCCGACGTGCTCGCGATCGTCGCCGGGCTGTCGATCCAGGACGTCCGCGAACGCCCGTCGGCCGAAGACCCCGCGGCGAGAGAGCAGGCCGACCGCCTCCACGCGCGCTTCGCCGATCCGACGAGCGACTTCCTCGCCCTCCTCAACCTCTGGAACCACCTGCAGGAACAGCAGCGCGACCTCGGCTCCAGCGCCTTCCGACGCCTGTGCCGCAGCGAGTTCCTCAACTATGTGCGGGTGCGCGAATGGGCCGACGTGCACCGGCAGCTGCGCCAGCTGATGGGCGCGAAGACCGGTTCGACCTCCGACGGCGCGGCGGCCGACCCCGCGCGCGTGCACCGGGCGATCCTGTCGGGTCTGCTCTCGCACATCGGCATCCTCGACACCCGCTCGCTGACACCGGCGAAGAACGGCGCGGCGAAGGGCGGCGGAAACGACCGTCGCAAGCAGATCGCGACCTACCGCGGAGCGCGGGGCGCGAATTTCGCCATCTTCCCCGGATCGGGTCTGCGCAAGGCGAGCCCCGATGCGGTCATGGCGGCCGAGCTGGTCGAGACCTCGCGGCTGTTCGCCCGCACCGTGGCGGCGATCGATCCCGCGTGGGCCGAGGAGCTCGCCGGCGATCTCGCCCACCGTCAGCTCAGCGACCCGCACTGGTCGAAGGATGCCGGTGCCGCCGTCGCCGCCGAGAAGGTCACGCTCTTCGGGGTGGAGATCATCCCGCGCCGGCGCGTGCAGCTGGCCCGCATCGACCGTCCGCTCGCGCGGGAGCTGTTCATCCGGCACGCGCTCGTCGACGGCGACTGGAACAGCCAGCACCTCGACAAGCGCCTGACCGCATTCGAACGCCGCAACCTGGAGCTGCGGCGCCACCTGGAGAAGGTGGAGGAGCGCGAACGCCGCCGCGACATCCTCGTCGGCGACGAGGCCGTCTTCACGTTCTACGACGCGCGCGTGCCGCACGACGTGTTCGATGTGCGCTCGTTCGAGACGTGGTGGCGCGGGGCCTCGCCGCGCTCACCGCGCCTTCTCGACATGACCGAGGCCGACCTCCGCGATGACGCGTCGGGGGCGGATGAGCGCGCCTTCCCCGGTCGTTGGCAGCAGGGCGACCAGGTGCTCTCGCTCGCGTATCGTTTCGAACCCGGAAATCCGGAGGACGGCGTCAGCGTGGTCGTGCCGCTTCCGCTGCTGGCGGCGCTGCGCCCCGACGGTTTCGACTGGCAGGTGCCGGGATTGCGGGCGGAGCTGATGACGGCACTGTTGAAAGCGCTGCCGAAGGCGATCCGCCGGCACGTGGTGCCGGCCGCGGACTGGGCGGCGAAGCTCGGCGAGGACGTGGCGTCGGCCGGTCCTGAGCACCACGACGGATTGCCGCCCCAGACGCTGCGCAGCGCGCTGGCCGCCCGCATCCAGCGCGTGGCGAACCAGCCCGTGACGGCCGACGACTTCGACCTCGAGCGGGTGCCCGCGCACCTGCTGATGACGTTCCGGGCCGTCGATCACCGGGGACGCACCGTCGGCACCTCCCGCGACCTCGCCGACCTGCAGAGCCGCCTCGCCGGCCGCGCCCGCGAGCAGGTCGCCCGCACCCTCACGCGCGAGCAGCAACCCGCCGGGCGCGTCGCCCGCGCCTCGGGGATCTCGGAGTCCGGCATGCCGTCGGGCGGCGGGGCGGCGACGGCATCCGCCAGCGCGGCGCCGCAGATCGTCGAGCGCAGCGGCATTCTGACGTGGGACCTCGGCACACTCCCCGAGGTCGTCGACACGAAGGTCGCCGGCGGCGTCGTGCGGGGCTACCCCGCGCTCGTGGACGAGAAGGATGCCGTGGCGCTGCGCATCGAGTCCACGCCCGAACGGGCCGCACGCCTCACGCACGCGGGGGTTCGTCGCCTGCTGCTGCTCGCCGTGCCCTCGCCGAGCGCCTACGTGCTCGAGCATCTGACCGCTGCGGAGAAGCTCTCTCTCGCGGCGTCGCCGTACCCGTCCGCGAAGGCGCTCATCGAGGATGCGCGCGTCGCCGTCGCGGACGCGGTGATGGCGCGCGTCGCCCCGGGCGGCGT
The DNA window shown above is from Microbacterium laevaniformans and carries:
- the hrpA gene encoding ATP-dependent RNA helicase HrpA, translated to MPSPTPVISYPPELPVSAARDEIARAIRDHQVVIVAGATGSGKTTQLPKICLELGRTKIAHTQPRRIAARTIAERIAEELQVPLGGAVGYKVRFTDQVSEDTRIALVTDGILLNEIHRDRLLRRYDTIIIDEAHERSLNIDFLLGYLARILPERPDLKLVITSATIDPESFARHFADAGGTPAPIVEVSGRTYPVEIRYRPGAADSDSPRDGDRDEVDTLTAALRELDREANGDVLVFLPGEAEIRDAMDAVRGMYAKDARPTEVLPLYGRLSAAEQHRVFEPSAVAGVRRRVILATNVAETSLTVPGIRYVIDAGTARISRYSARSKVQRLPIEAVSQASAQQRSGRAGRTSNGIAIRLYSEDDFLARPEYTEPEILRTSLASVILQMLALGFGDIEDFPFLTKPDSRGVKAAFDLLTELRAVSPSRRLTSLGREIARLPIDPRFARMLIEARRLEVLPDVLAIVAGLSIQDVRERPSAEDPAAREQADRLHARFADPTSDFLALLNLWNHLQEQQRDLGSSAFRRLCRSEFLNYVRVREWADVHRQLRQLMGAKTGSTSDGAAADPARVHRAILSGLLSHIGILDTRSLTPAKNGAAKGGGNDRRKQIATYRGARGANFAIFPGSGLRKASPDAVMAAELVETSRLFARTVAAIDPAWAEELAGDLAHRQLSDPHWSKDAGAAVAAEKVTLFGVEIIPRRRVQLARIDRPLARELFIRHALVDGDWNSQHLDKRLTAFERRNLELRRHLEKVEERERRRDILVGDEAVFTFYDARVPHDVFDVRSFETWWRGASPRSPRLLDMTEADLRDDASGADERAFPGRWQQGDQVLSLAYRFEPGNPEDGVSVVVPLPLLAALRPDGFDWQVPGLRAELMTALLKALPKAIRRHVVPAADWAAKLGEDVASAGPEHHDGLPPQTLRSALAARIQRVANQPVTADDFDLERVPAHLLMTFRAVDHRGRTVGTSRDLADLQSRLAGRAREQVARTLTREQQPAGRVARASGISESGMPSGGGAATASASAAPQIVERSGILTWDLGTLPEVVDTKVAGGVVRGYPALVDEKDAVALRIESTPERAARLTHAGVRRLLLLAVPSPSAYVLEHLTAAEKLSLAASPYPSAKALIEDARVAVADAVMARVAPGGVRTPEQFAVVRDALSSAVVDELFQAVSLTARILTLQRDVERAVKSQNAMTLLAALGDVKAQLSGLIYPGFIARTGLDRLRHLPRYLQGALERVRALADNPGRDRQRLTEFERAAALYAEAGGALPLAADAPPAVAHARWLLEEYRVSLFAQALGTAEPVSLPRITKALSA
- a CDS encoding alpha/beta hydrolase family protein, translating into MIKVTKVVDADGVVRWRVALPSTQEWLSRFNGDQGAVNDLDSNLALMLTPSLRSQYERAVLQAMQQAGVGPDDPVMLVGFSQGGIMAGHLAAYNSDYNWDAVVVAGAPIDSMPIPSSTTVVSVQHVGDPVPRLDSVISLGTDGYAQQRPNWTTINTPSPLASQGVGGIHNAAAYNSTLQNQIDRVPRGTQDDLDAYFIGDGSTYGYDTTYYSWQEK